One Actinomycetes bacterium genomic window carries:
- a CDS encoding type IV secretory system conjugative DNA transfer family protein yields MRYDHTPRPLSPDPTLYPPQGDALETVALLAIGVALAGSVLVWLAAQVAALLFGAHHLVHLGLGDMPSVLAGLRHHPGDPRLAFPGGVRAGLPGPVGAYAALALTLVLPAALAVLVARVRPGRSRAERGAGWATAWQLRALRLGRRRRVWRLVLGRRARFGRLVAAEACHSVLAFGPPGSFKTTALVIPALLEWQGPAVATSIKPDVLRATIRRRAALGEVWVYDPLGMSGTPGAQWTPLAHCGTYPKARKVARTFADAADVSGLKQDDANYWTTLGAKLLAVLLYAAAGTGRSMADVARWVDTQDYAEVDQALDELGDRMAADAWAACKARPDNTRGSVFGTAETLLDVFGDPAVAASAEGCDLDVGGLLDGANTLYLYAPANEQGRLRPLFELLLGVVITAAEERAARQPDGMLAHRLLLDLDEAGNCAALSKLPELATTARGQGIQLLTVWHDEAQLAWRYGKRAATVLNAHRAKLFLSGQADLASLDLASRLIGDEQLTQTSHTTGEPGRASVTASTTWRRLAPAEALRQLKPGRAVLLYGHCPPRLRLRAWFGDRSLRRLAAGVPDLEGQAGVPQHARTVPLPARPEPAATLDEGVA; encoded by the coding sequence ATGCGCTACGACCACACCCCGCGTCCCCTCTCGCCGGACCCGACGCTGTACCCGCCCCAAGGCGACGCGCTGGAGACCGTCGCGCTGCTGGCCATCGGCGTGGCGCTGGCCGGCAGCGTGCTAGTGTGGCTGGCCGCGCAGGTCGCCGCGCTGCTGTTCGGCGCCCACCACCTTGTCCACCTCGGCCTTGGGGACATGCCGAGTGTCCTTGCCGGGCTGCGCCACCACCCCGGCGACCCCAGGCTGGCCTTCCCCGGTGGCGTGCGGGCGGGGCTGCCCGGCCCGGTCGGCGCCTACGCCGCCCTGGCGCTCACCCTGGTCCTGCCTGCCGCGCTGGCGGTGCTGGTGGCGCGGGTCCGGCCCGGCCGCTCCCGCGCCGAGCGGGGGGCGGGGTGGGCGACCGCCTGGCAGCTCCGCGCCCTGCGCCTTGGCCGCCGCCGGCGGGTGTGGCGGCTGGTGCTGGGCCGCCGCGCCCGGTTCGGCCGGCTGGTCGCCGCCGAGGCGTGCCACTCCGTCCTGGCGTTCGGCCCGCCAGGCAGCTTCAAGACCACCGCCCTGGTCATCCCCGCCCTGCTCGAATGGCAGGGGCCGGCGGTCGCGACCTCGATCAAACCCGACGTGCTCCGGGCCACGATCCGCCGCCGCGCCGCACTCGGCGAGGTGTGGGTCTACGACCCCCTCGGCATGAGCGGGACACCCGGGGCGCAGTGGACCCCGCTGGCCCACTGCGGCACCTACCCCAAGGCGAGAAAGGTCGCCCGCACCTTCGCCGACGCCGCCGACGTCTCCGGCCTCAAGCAGGACGACGCCAACTACTGGACCACCCTGGGCGCCAAGCTGCTGGCGGTCCTGCTGTACGCCGCGGCGGGGACCGGAAGGTCGATGGCCGACGTGGCCCGCTGGGTCGACACCCAGGACTACGCCGAGGTCGACCAGGCCCTGGACGAGCTCGGCGACCGCATGGCCGCCGACGCCTGGGCGGCGTGCAAGGCCCGGCCCGACAACACCCGCGGGAGCGTCTTCGGCACCGCCGAGACGCTGCTGGACGTCTTCGGCGACCCCGCGGTCGCGGCCAGCGCCGAGGGCTGCGACCTCGACGTGGGCGGGCTGCTGGACGGGGCGAACACGCTGTACCTGTACGCACCCGCCAACGAGCAGGGCCGCCTGCGGCCGCTGTTCGAGCTGCTCCTGGGCGTGGTGATCACGGCGGCCGAGGAACGCGCCGCCCGCCAGCCCGACGGGATGCTGGCCCACCGGCTGCTGCTGGACCTGGACGAGGCGGGCAACTGCGCGGCGCTGTCGAAGCTCCCGGAGCTTGCGACCACCGCGCGGGGGCAGGGCATCCAGCTCCTGACGGTGTGGCACGACGAGGCGCAGCTGGCGTGGCGGTACGGCAAGCGGGCCGCGACGGTGCTCAACGCCCACCGCGCCAAGCTGTTCCTGTCGGGCCAGGCCGACCTCGCCTCGCTGGATCTGGCGTCGCGGCTGATCGGCGACGAGCAGCTGACCCAGACCTCCCACACCACCGGCGAGCCCGGCCGCGCGAGCGTGACCGCATCGACGACCTGGCGGCGGCTGGCGCCGGCGGAGGCGCTGCGCCAACTCAAGCCCGGCCGCGCGGTGCTGCTGTACGGGCACTGCCCCCCCCGGCTGCGGCTGCGCGCCTGGTTCGGTGACCGCAGCCTGCGCCGGCTCGCCGCCGGCGTCCCCGACCTCGAGGGGCAGGCGGGGGTGCCCCAGCATGCCCGCACTGTGCCGCTGCCGGCCCGGCCCGAGCCGGCCGCCACCCTCGACGAGGGGGTGGCCTGA
- a CDS encoding GntR family transcriptional regulator, producing MAFGQRSSGEAKYQQVADRIRAAIQSGELRPGQALPTEKQLAAQYGVSRPTVRSALATLRAEGLIDAQQGRGAFVRLRPVTRRLPAPQLSDAVTQGNDRPEAQKHIIEAGPAPARGAVADLLGVEDGHQAFVRRRLITTPEGEPLELSAHYFPIIQKPAGRDTHRTASLLSARMPSPTEAATLRIPDGVPLLEVLVASYDADGTPIQVIEALLPADRYAIYDEQPSGLAVNRDQEDARREEK from the coding sequence ATGGCCTTCGGCCAGCGGTCTAGCGGAGAGGCGAAGTACCAGCAGGTCGCAGATCGGATCCGAGCCGCCATCCAGAGCGGCGAACTACGACCTGGACAAGCTCTCCCGACCGAGAAGCAGCTCGCGGCACAGTACGGCGTGAGCCGGCCAACCGTCCGTTCGGCGCTAGCCACACTCCGCGCGGAGGGTTTGATCGACGCCCAGCAGGGGCGGGGCGCCTTCGTACGCCTCCGTCCAGTCACGCGGCGGCTACCAGCGCCCCAGCTCTCCGACGCCGTGACACAGGGCAACGACCGTCCCGAGGCCCAGAAACACATCATCGAGGCCGGGCCGGCACCCGCACGCGGGGCAGTTGCGGACCTTCTTGGGGTGGAAGACGGTCATCAAGCGTTCGTCAGGCGTCGCTTAATCACAACGCCAGAGGGCGAGCCCCTGGAACTGAGTGCCCACTACTTCCCGATTATCCAGAAGCCCGCCGGCCGAGACACACACCGTACGGCCTCACTGCTCTCAGCCCGCATGCCCTCGCCTACGGAGGCTGCGACGCTTCGCATCCCTGATGGCGTCCCTCTTCTTGAGGTTCTTGTCGCGTCCTACGATGCAGACGGCACTCCGATCCAGGTCATCGAGGCCCTTCTACCGGCTGACCGGTACGCCATCTACGACGAGCAACCGTCAGGGCTCGCCGTCAACAGAGATCAAGAGGATGCCCGTAGGGAAGAGAAGTAG